TCTGGGCGTGCGCTCACCAGCAATCAGCGCGCCGGAGCGACCAAGCGGGACTGCGCCGCTCGGCACGTGATGGGTCACCTCTAAACAAAGACGCGGCCATTCCCTTGTACTCATGTCATCGCCAGCGGTCTTGTCTCCACGAACTAGAGCCGTTGCCACTGCAACAACTCACGCCGCCTGCAGTCGCTTCAAGCCGTCTGCGATCAGCAAACGCATGAGCACTTGATACGGCACACCACGCTTGTCGGCGAAGGCTTTGAGTTCGTCGAGCAACTCTTCTTCGAGTGCCACACTTGTCGGTTTGCGACGACTCCCTTTCAACCGACTCATGCCGGCAATGATCGCCTGTGGATCGAAGGCAATCCGGTCATAGTGTCTCGATCGCTTGGCGAATTTCTTCATAGGCTTTCTTTTCTTTACGACTTGCGAGCCGCGCACTGATGAGTCTGACGCGCCCATCGCGTAATG
This portion of the Deltaproteobacteria bacterium genome encodes:
- a CDS encoding BrnT family toxin, giving the protein MGRQIVSTVDEERFCLIGPSHAGRMLSVVFALRDGRVRLISARLASRKEKKAYEEIRQAIETL